Proteins found in one Aethina tumida isolate Nest 87 chromosome 1, icAetTumi1.1, whole genome shotgun sequence genomic segment:
- the LOC109595159 gene encoding mitochondrial intermediate peptidase, whose translation MLLRLIHKKFRFINRLVKRDFSHWSSLAKSFNARPNQKYHYQTKEVGLFGVPQLTTHKGFEILQNDCIQESEKLIQEALSSDRKRKMVQIFDDLSDSLCKLADMAEFIRIAHPKLEYCKAAESACSAVSSVVEELNTNVELYKALEKAVYVGDVEPCSEVDKTVGELFLFDFQQCGIHLPETERNKIVKLNDTILNLGQHFVSGSNTARVVDKKVLPNGLKHIFNSDGDLVYVSGLYTDSTNPVARELAYKIFLHPEERQDALLTGLLKARDELAKVAGFSTYAERALRGGTLDDPSQVMKFLNTVTRNIWDDAKRDFATMNRLKQQEFKNKGLACWDVPYYTQTAKRDWFRVTEKEFSPYFSLGSCMEGLSMLFKHIFGIELVNTKIEPGECWYTDIYKLSVMHETEGLLGYIYCDFYERPGKPKQDCHFTIRGGRRLPNNDYQLPIVVLMLNLPPPRWSSPSLLTPSMVDNLFHEMGHAMHSMLARTEYQHVTGTRCSTDLAEVPSVLMEYFASDMRVLKKFARHFQTQEPMPDEMLQRLCASKHLFTASETQMQIFYAVLDQIYHGEHPLPGSTTEVLAAIQSKYYGLDYVPNTSWQLRFSHLVGYGAKYYSYLVSRALAYWTWLTYFEQDPFDRSKGEVYRRECLAHGGGKNPKYLIADFLKFKPTPDKLAEFLTQEVVRHQGLVDQVIGARQQ comes from the exons ATGTTACTACGTTTAATACATAAGaaatttcgttttattaaCCGACTGGTGAAACGTGACTTTTCACATTGGTCTTCCTTAGCAAAAAGTTTCAACGCAAGACCAAATCAAAAGTATCATTACCAAACCAAAGAAGTG GGTTTATTTGGGGTCCCCCAGTTGACGACACATAAAggttttgaaatattacaaaatgacTGCATTCAGGAATCAGAAAAGCTTATTCAGGAGGCGCTCAGCAGCGATCGTAAAAGAAAAATGGTACAAATATTTGACGATCTCTCCGATTCGTTATGCAAATTGGCCGACATGGCCGAGTTCATTAGAATAGCCCATCCAAAGCTGGAATATTGTAAGGCTGCGGAATCAGCTTGTTCTGCAGTTAGCAGTGTTGTGGAAGAACTGAACACAAATGTGGAGTTATATAAGGCACTGGAGAAGGCAGTTTATGTAGGGGATGTAGAACCTTGTTCAGAAGTGGATAAAACAGTTGGGGAGCTATTTCTGTTTGATTTTCAACAATGTGGCATACATTTGCCGGAAactgaaagaaataaaattgttaaacttaATGACACCATATTAAATTTGGGCCAACATTTTGTGTCAGGCAGTAATACAGCCAGAGTTGTAGACAAAAAAGTGCTCCCTAATGGATTGAAACATAT ATTCAACAGTGATGGAGACCTTGTTTATGTTTCTGGCTTATATACTGACTCAACAAATCCAGTGGCAAGAGAACTagcctataaaatatttttacacccAGAAGAGAGACAAGATGCTTTGTTGACAGGTCTGCTGAAGGCTAGGGATGAATTGGCAAAGGTGGCAGGTTTCTCCACCTATGCTGAAAGAGCCCTGAGAGGAGGAACTCTGGATGATCCCTCACAAGTTATGAAATTTCTTAACACAGTAACAAGAAACATTTGGGACGATGCCAAGCGCGACTTCGCCACAATGAACCGTTTGAAGCAGcaagaattcaaaaataaggGTTTGGCATGTTGGGATGTACCTTATTATACTCAAACAGCTAAAAGGGATTGGTTCCGGGTGACAGAAAAGGAATTCAGCCCATATTTTTCATTAGGATCATGCATGGAAGGGCTCAGTATGTTGTTCAAGCACATATTTGGAATTGAATTAGTCAACACGAAAATAGAACCTGGTGAATGTTGGTATACAGACATCTACAAGTTGTCAGTGATGCATGAAACAGAAGGGCTTTTGGGTTATATCTACTGCGATTTTTATGAGAGACCTGGCAAGCCAAAGCAAGACTGTCATTTTACAATAAGAGGAGGACGACGCCTGCCCAATAACGATTATCAGCTACCAATTGTGGTGCTAATGTTGAATTTGCCACCTCCCAGGTGGTCAAGCCCATCCCTTTTAACTCCAAGCATGgttgacaatttatttcatgaaATGGGACATGCCATGCACTCAATGTTAGCTCGAACTGAGTATCAGCATGTTACAG GCACACGATGTAGCACGGACCTGGCCGAGGTCCCATCAGTTTTGATGGAGTACTTTGCATCAGATATGCGAGTGCTTAAGAAATTTGCACGTCATTTTCAAACTCAGGAACCGATGCCCGATGAAATGCTGCAACGACTTTGCGCTTCGAAACATCTGTTTACCGCCAGTGAAACTCAGATGCAGATATTCTATGCGGTGCTAGACCAAATCTATCATGGAGAACACCCCCTTCCTGGTAGCACAACTGAGGTCTTGGCCGCTATCCAGTCAAAGTATTATGGATTAGACTATGTACCAAATACGTCTTGGCAGTTAAGATTCAGTCATTTAGTGGGATATGGGGCAAAATATTATTCGTACTTGGTGTCGAGAGCGTTGGCTTATTGGACGTGGCTGACATACTTCGAACAGGACCCGTTTGATAGGTCCAAGGGAGAAGTGTATAGGAGAGAGTGTTTGGCACATGGGGGAGGCAAGAaccctaaatatttaatagctgATTTTCTTAAGTTCAAACCCACACCGGATAAACTGGCCGAATTTCTCACGCAAGAGGTAGTAAGGCATCAAGGTCTGGTTGATCAAGTCATCGGCGCTAGGCAACaatga